A window from Dunckerocampus dactyliophorus isolate RoL2022-P2 chromosome 15, RoL_Ddac_1.1, whole genome shotgun sequence encodes these proteins:
- the LOC129168333 gene encoding adenylate cyclase type 4-like isoform X2: protein MQAEEETSEVPDTLISTDYKAQTGDVLELNAIRDTASTEGRNDTTADSAAGLPGSQSGPSENQVSAEVDVAKTAHLPELLVVDSLLGGPPVLSQHTNDDAQVSLSSERLQADSASSQTNEYSDSDYGSIQSSPGYASTSFSGKDLSELSSSSFENTNSVSSINPFEYMSMKSKKSTKNRLSSGRGDSKSKKKPVPTQENDSVSDRGNTGDEEEQQSKQPRHIVTERVCCCYRSMHRGCLQCVEETPAMLSGLVLSLAFCVAIIVLIPTMGRNLDVHVGALSVVCVVLCLSAGLLVCLPWLATVRRCAGALALFVWGTLYVTAIVFIFTGGPVTTWEQVAFFLFLSLSVYTVLPLSLAWALMVGIWTSVTHIVIISVYVPVTSPETPDLVVQLVANAVLFLCVNCIGLFHLWTTEHDLRISNQKREEFSTIRSQKEIKKYQQERLLLSVLPRYIAIELKAEVIKRLTKPKSEPKSEPKTKNKHNFHSLYIRQHKDVSILYADIVGFTKLASACTPEELVAMLNKLFGRFDDIAKKNGCLRIKILGDCYYCVSGLPDPIPTHASNCVQMGLDMCTAISKLREATGVEISMRVGVHTGNVLSGVIGLQKWQYDVWSHDVTLANHMESGGVPGRVHITEETLRHLNGAYQVEDGNGGSRDPLLRGRQTYLVIDPNKFNNLTKRPVNLLAAVENRQRASMRMSQYLQSWRNIHPFAELSNHHGKPTKKTKPVHVAPVNPSQSPAEGTPSQNNPSCLVVDNGVRGSLDTLDTAGRRAKRLNCLTLLFNDVRLERQFRFSEVKGLHQSMSCLALVFVTLFAVQMLVSDKNFELAVSYSATFPVLVILLSIAFCGYLQKLRSKIPPRVQWISGLSRGVSTRAALRLFIVCLGVLITLLMAILNFVFIPGNNCTDITDRTTLEGLKLYTVPYYLYCCLLAMLGVIVFIRICLSVKALLLTLAVVVYLALFLHVYALRSYCLISLLYNNTRPGVLKDPLIMSGVWLVIFYIVCLILARQDELGCRVDFLLEHCFKLEREEMETVENINKLLLQNVLPLEVASFFLGKSVRNQDLYSQSYECVCIMFASVPQFKDFYSESSANRDGLECLRFLNEIIADFDELLSKPKFSSVEKIKTIGSTYMAAAGLTQSWDDRKKCDMSYSHVRSMMEFAISLMNKLELINTHSFNSFKLRIGINQGPVIAGVIGAHKPQYDIWGNSVNVASRMDSTGVLDKIQVTEETAQVVQSVGYGVTLRGVINVKGKGELTTYFVNPEQSSPRF from the exons ATGCAAGCTGAAGAAGAAACATCTGAGGTGCCTGACACCCTGATCTCCACAGATTACAAAGCCCAAACTGGAGATGTGCTTGAACTCAATGCCATCcgtgacactgctagcacagaAGGCAGAAATGACACCACAGCTGACTCTGCTGCTGGACTACCAGGAAGCCAATCAGGACCCTCTGAAAACCAGGTGTCTGCAGAGGTGGATGTGGCCAAAACGGCTCACCTGCCTGAGCTCCTCGTGGTGGACTCTTTGTTGGGAGGACCACCTGTTCTCTCGCAGCACACCAATGATGATGCCCAGGTCAGCTTGTCTTCCGAGAGGCTACAAGCGGACAGCGCGTCATCTCAAACCAACGAGTACAGTGACTCGGACTACGGCAGCATTCAGTCTAGCCCCGGCTACGCTAGCACTAGTTTCAGTGGAAAAGACTTAAGTGAACTCAGCAGCAGCTCCTTTGAAAATACAAACTCTGTCTCTTCCATCAACCCCTTTGAATACATGTCCATGAAATCCAAAAAAAGCACGAAAAACAGGCTCAGTTCTGGCCGAGGAGATTCCAAATCTAAGAAGAAACCGGTACCCACACAGGAAAATGACTCTGTCAGTGACAGGGGCAATACAGGCGATGAAGAGGAGCAACAAAGCAAGCAGCCCCGTCACATTGTCACAGAACGCGTGTGTTGCTGCTACAGGTCCATGCACAGGGGCTGTCTACAGTGTGTGGAGGAGACACCAGCCATGTTGTCTGGACTGGTGCTGTCTTTGGCATTCTGTGTGGCCATCATTGTCCTCATTCCCACCATGGGAAGG AACCTTGACGTCCACGTAGGAGCTCTGTCGGTGGTCTGTGTGGTTCTCTGTCTGAGCGCCGGCCTGCTTGTGTGCCTGCCGTGGCTGGCCACTGTGAGGCGCTGCGCTGGCGCCCTGGCCCTCTTTGTGTGGGGGACACTGTATGTCACCGCCATTGTTTTCATCTTCACCGGAGGGCCCGTTACAACATGGGAGCAG GTAGcgttcttcctcttcttgtcCCTGAGCGTGTACACGGTGCTGCCTCTCTCACTGGCTTGGGCCCTTATGGTGGGGATTTGGACCAGTGTGACACACATCGTCATCATCAGTGTTTATGTCCCTGTCACGAGTCCAGAGACACCAGACCTGGTGGTGCAG CTGGTGGCGAATGCGGTGCtgttcttgtgtgtgaattgcaTTGGGCTGTTTCACCTGTGGACCACAGAACATGATCTGAGGATATCCAATCAGAAGAGAGAGGAGTTTAGCACCATCCGCTCACAGAAGGAAATCAAGAAATACCAGCAG GAACGTCTCTTGCTGTCTGTGTTGCCCCGTTACATCGCCATAGAGCTGAAAGCGGAGGTGATAAAGAGACTGACCAAGCCCAAGAGCGAGCCCAAGAGCGAGCCCAAGACAAAAAATAAGCACAATTTCCACAGCCTATACATTCGACAACACAAGGACGTTAG CATTCTGTATGCCGACATTGTGGGCTTCACAAAGTTGGCCAGTGCCTGCACACCAGAGGAGCTGGTTGCGATGCTCAACAAGCTCTTTGGCAGGTTTGATGACATTGCAAAG AAGAACGGATGTCTTCGCATCAAAATTTTGGGTGACTGCTATTACTGCGTGTCAGGCCTGCCGGACCCAATCCCGACACACGCCAGCAACTGTGTACAAATGGGCTTGGACATGTGCACTGCTATCAG TAAACTGCGAGAGGCGACGGGAGTTGAGATCAGCATGCGTGTCGGCGTTCACACGGGCAATGTGCTCTCTGGCGTGATCGGCTTGCAGAAATGGCAATACGATGTGTGGTCACATGATGTCACCTTAGCCAATCACATGGAGTCCGGAGGTGTTCCTGG GAGAGTGCATATCACAGAGGAGACCCTGAGGCACTTGAACGGTGCATACCAAGTGGAGGACGGGAATGGGGGCAGTCGGGATCCTCTTCTTAGAGGAAGACAAACCTACTTGGTGATTGACCCCAACAAGTTCAACAACTTGACGAAAAGACCT GTAAACCTTCTTGCAGCTGTCGAGAACAGGCAGCGGGCTTCTATGCGCATGTCTCAATACCTTCAGTCGTGGCGGAACATCCACCCCTTTGCCGAGCTCAGCAACCATCACGGCAAGCCCACCAAGAAGACCAAGCCTGTCCATGTGGCACCTGTAAACCCGTCTCAGTCACCTGCT GAAGGAACACCTTCTCAGAACAACCCCTCCTG CCTGGTTGTAGATAATGGTGTGAGAGGATCGCTGGACACTCTGGACACCGCAGG GAGGAGAGCCAAGAGGCTCAACTGTCTGACTTTGCTGTTTAATGATGTGCGCCTGGAGAGGCAG tttCGCTTCTCAGAAGTGAAGGGCTTGCACCAGTCCATGAGCTGCCTTGCTTTGGTCTTTGTCACACTTTTCGCTGTTCAGATGCTCGTGTCTGACAA GAACTTTGAATTGGCCGTGTCCTACAGTGCCACCTTTCCCGTGCTGGTAATTCTGCTGTCCATCGCTTTCTGTGGATACCTACAG aaattgcGTTCCAAGATCCCGCCTCGTGTCCAGTGGATATCAGGACTATCTCGAGGAGTCTCCACAAGGGCGGCTTTGCGCCTGTTTATCGTCTGCTTAGGTGTGCTCATCACGCTGCTGATGGCCATTCTCAACTTT GTGTTTATCCCGGGAAACAACTGCACAGACATTACTGACAGGACCACGCTGGAGGGTCTCAAACTCTACACTGTCCCT TACTATCTGTACTGCTGCCTGCTGGCCATGCTGGGAGTCATCGTCTTCATTAGGATATGTTTGTCGGTGAAGGCTCTACTGCTCACGTTAGCTGTGGTCGTTTACCTGGCGCTCTTCCTACATGTGTATGCACTAAGGTCCTACTGCCTCATCAGCCTACTCTATAACAACACCAG gCCTGGTGTTCTGAAGGACCCGCTCATCATGTCAGGTGTTTGGCTGGTTATCTTTTACATCGTTTGCCTCATACTGGCcagacag GATGAGCTGGGTTGCCGTGTAGACTTCCTGCTGGAACACTGTTTCAAGCTGGAACGCGAGGAGATGGAGACGGTGGAGAATATCAATAAGCTTCTCCTCCAGAACGTCCTGCCCCTCGAGGTGGCCTCCTTCTTCCTGGGCAAGTCTGTCCGCAACCAG gACCTGTACAGCCAGtcttatgagtgtgtgtgcatcATGTTCGCCTCTGTACCTCAGTTTAAGGACTTCTACAGTGAGAGCAGCGCCAACAGGGACGGCCTGGAGTGTTTGCGCTTCCTCAACGAGATCATCGCCGACTTTGACGAG CTTTTATCCAAGCCCAAATTCTCTTCAGTGGAGAAGATCAAGACCATTGGCAGTACATACATGGCGGCTGCAGGGCTGACACAATCATGGGACGATAGGAAG
- the LOC129168333 gene encoding adenylate cyclase type 4-like isoform X1: protein MQAEEETSEVPDTLISTDYKAQTGDVLELNAIRDTASTEGRNDTTADSAAGLPGSQSGPSENQVSAEVDVAKTAHLPELLVVDSLLGGPPVLSQHTNDDAQVSLSSERLQADSASSQTNEYSDSDYGSIQSSPGYASTSFSGKDLSELSSSSFENTNSVSSINPFEYMSMKSKKSTKNRLSSGRGDSKSKKKPVPTQENDSVSDRGNTGDEEEQQSKQPRHIVTERVCCCYRSMHRGCLQCVEETPAMLSGLVLSLAFCVAIIVLIPTMGRNLDVHVGALSVVCVVLCLSAGLLVCLPWLATVRRCAGALALFVWGTLYVTAIVFIFTGGPVTTWEQVAFFLFLSLSVYTVLPLSLAWALMVGIWTSVTHIVIISVYVPVTSPETPDLVVQLVANAVLFLCVNCIGLFHLWTTEHDLRISNQKREEFSTIRSQKEIKKYQQERLLLSVLPRYIAIELKAEVIKRLTKPKSEPKSEPKTKNKHNFHSLYIRQHKDVSILYADIVGFTKLASACTPEELVAMLNKLFGRFDDIAKKNGCLRIKILGDCYYCVSGLPDPIPTHASNCVQMGLDMCTAISKLREATGVEISMRVGVHTGNVLSGVIGLQKWQYDVWSHDVTLANHMESGGVPGRVHITEETLRHLNGAYQVEDGNGGSRDPLLRGRQTYLVIDPNKFNNLTKRPVRVNLLAAVENRQRASMRMSQYLQSWRNIHPFAELSNHHGKPTKKTKPVHVAPVNPSQSPAEGTPSQNNPSCLVVDNGVRGSLDTLDTAGRRAKRLNCLTLLFNDVRLERQFRFSEVKGLHQSMSCLALVFVTLFAVQMLVSDKNFELAVSYSATFPVLVILLSIAFCGYLQKLRSKIPPRVQWISGLSRGVSTRAALRLFIVCLGVLITLLMAILNFVFIPGNNCTDITDRTTLEGLKLYTVPYYLYCCLLAMLGVIVFIRICLSVKALLLTLAVVVYLALFLHVYALRSYCLISLLYNNTRPGVLKDPLIMSGVWLVIFYIVCLILARQDELGCRVDFLLEHCFKLEREEMETVENINKLLLQNVLPLEVASFFLGKSVRNQDLYSQSYECVCIMFASVPQFKDFYSESSANRDGLECLRFLNEIIADFDELLSKPKFSSVEKIKTIGSTYMAAAGLTQSWDDRKKCDMSYSHVRSMMEFAISLMNKLELINTHSFNSFKLRIGINQGPVIAGVIGAHKPQYDIWGNSVNVASRMDSTGVLDKIQVTEETAQVVQSVGYGVTLRGVINVKGKGELTTYFVNPEQSSPRF, encoded by the exons ATGCAAGCTGAAGAAGAAACATCTGAGGTGCCTGACACCCTGATCTCCACAGATTACAAAGCCCAAACTGGAGATGTGCTTGAACTCAATGCCATCcgtgacactgctagcacagaAGGCAGAAATGACACCACAGCTGACTCTGCTGCTGGACTACCAGGAAGCCAATCAGGACCCTCTGAAAACCAGGTGTCTGCAGAGGTGGATGTGGCCAAAACGGCTCACCTGCCTGAGCTCCTCGTGGTGGACTCTTTGTTGGGAGGACCACCTGTTCTCTCGCAGCACACCAATGATGATGCCCAGGTCAGCTTGTCTTCCGAGAGGCTACAAGCGGACAGCGCGTCATCTCAAACCAACGAGTACAGTGACTCGGACTACGGCAGCATTCAGTCTAGCCCCGGCTACGCTAGCACTAGTTTCAGTGGAAAAGACTTAAGTGAACTCAGCAGCAGCTCCTTTGAAAATACAAACTCTGTCTCTTCCATCAACCCCTTTGAATACATGTCCATGAAATCCAAAAAAAGCACGAAAAACAGGCTCAGTTCTGGCCGAGGAGATTCCAAATCTAAGAAGAAACCGGTACCCACACAGGAAAATGACTCTGTCAGTGACAGGGGCAATACAGGCGATGAAGAGGAGCAACAAAGCAAGCAGCCCCGTCACATTGTCACAGAACGCGTGTGTTGCTGCTACAGGTCCATGCACAGGGGCTGTCTACAGTGTGTGGAGGAGACACCAGCCATGTTGTCTGGACTGGTGCTGTCTTTGGCATTCTGTGTGGCCATCATTGTCCTCATTCCCACCATGGGAAGG AACCTTGACGTCCACGTAGGAGCTCTGTCGGTGGTCTGTGTGGTTCTCTGTCTGAGCGCCGGCCTGCTTGTGTGCCTGCCGTGGCTGGCCACTGTGAGGCGCTGCGCTGGCGCCCTGGCCCTCTTTGTGTGGGGGACACTGTATGTCACCGCCATTGTTTTCATCTTCACCGGAGGGCCCGTTACAACATGGGAGCAG GTAGcgttcttcctcttcttgtcCCTGAGCGTGTACACGGTGCTGCCTCTCTCACTGGCTTGGGCCCTTATGGTGGGGATTTGGACCAGTGTGACACACATCGTCATCATCAGTGTTTATGTCCCTGTCACGAGTCCAGAGACACCAGACCTGGTGGTGCAG CTGGTGGCGAATGCGGTGCtgttcttgtgtgtgaattgcaTTGGGCTGTTTCACCTGTGGACCACAGAACATGATCTGAGGATATCCAATCAGAAGAGAGAGGAGTTTAGCACCATCCGCTCACAGAAGGAAATCAAGAAATACCAGCAG GAACGTCTCTTGCTGTCTGTGTTGCCCCGTTACATCGCCATAGAGCTGAAAGCGGAGGTGATAAAGAGACTGACCAAGCCCAAGAGCGAGCCCAAGAGCGAGCCCAAGACAAAAAATAAGCACAATTTCCACAGCCTATACATTCGACAACACAAGGACGTTAG CATTCTGTATGCCGACATTGTGGGCTTCACAAAGTTGGCCAGTGCCTGCACACCAGAGGAGCTGGTTGCGATGCTCAACAAGCTCTTTGGCAGGTTTGATGACATTGCAAAG AAGAACGGATGTCTTCGCATCAAAATTTTGGGTGACTGCTATTACTGCGTGTCAGGCCTGCCGGACCCAATCCCGACACACGCCAGCAACTGTGTACAAATGGGCTTGGACATGTGCACTGCTATCAG TAAACTGCGAGAGGCGACGGGAGTTGAGATCAGCATGCGTGTCGGCGTTCACACGGGCAATGTGCTCTCTGGCGTGATCGGCTTGCAGAAATGGCAATACGATGTGTGGTCACATGATGTCACCTTAGCCAATCACATGGAGTCCGGAGGTGTTCCTGG GAGAGTGCATATCACAGAGGAGACCCTGAGGCACTTGAACGGTGCATACCAAGTGGAGGACGGGAATGGGGGCAGTCGGGATCCTCTTCTTAGAGGAAGACAAACCTACTTGGTGATTGACCCCAACAAGTTCAACAACTTGACGAAAAGACCTGTAAGA GTAAACCTTCTTGCAGCTGTCGAGAACAGGCAGCGGGCTTCTATGCGCATGTCTCAATACCTTCAGTCGTGGCGGAACATCCACCCCTTTGCCGAGCTCAGCAACCATCACGGCAAGCCCACCAAGAAGACCAAGCCTGTCCATGTGGCACCTGTAAACCCGTCTCAGTCACCTGCT GAAGGAACACCTTCTCAGAACAACCCCTCCTG CCTGGTTGTAGATAATGGTGTGAGAGGATCGCTGGACACTCTGGACACCGCAGG GAGGAGAGCCAAGAGGCTCAACTGTCTGACTTTGCTGTTTAATGATGTGCGCCTGGAGAGGCAG tttCGCTTCTCAGAAGTGAAGGGCTTGCACCAGTCCATGAGCTGCCTTGCTTTGGTCTTTGTCACACTTTTCGCTGTTCAGATGCTCGTGTCTGACAA GAACTTTGAATTGGCCGTGTCCTACAGTGCCACCTTTCCCGTGCTGGTAATTCTGCTGTCCATCGCTTTCTGTGGATACCTACAG aaattgcGTTCCAAGATCCCGCCTCGTGTCCAGTGGATATCAGGACTATCTCGAGGAGTCTCCACAAGGGCGGCTTTGCGCCTGTTTATCGTCTGCTTAGGTGTGCTCATCACGCTGCTGATGGCCATTCTCAACTTT GTGTTTATCCCGGGAAACAACTGCACAGACATTACTGACAGGACCACGCTGGAGGGTCTCAAACTCTACACTGTCCCT TACTATCTGTACTGCTGCCTGCTGGCCATGCTGGGAGTCATCGTCTTCATTAGGATATGTTTGTCGGTGAAGGCTCTACTGCTCACGTTAGCTGTGGTCGTTTACCTGGCGCTCTTCCTACATGTGTATGCACTAAGGTCCTACTGCCTCATCAGCCTACTCTATAACAACACCAG gCCTGGTGTTCTGAAGGACCCGCTCATCATGTCAGGTGTTTGGCTGGTTATCTTTTACATCGTTTGCCTCATACTGGCcagacag GATGAGCTGGGTTGCCGTGTAGACTTCCTGCTGGAACACTGTTTCAAGCTGGAACGCGAGGAGATGGAGACGGTGGAGAATATCAATAAGCTTCTCCTCCAGAACGTCCTGCCCCTCGAGGTGGCCTCCTTCTTCCTGGGCAAGTCTGTCCGCAACCAG gACCTGTACAGCCAGtcttatgagtgtgtgtgcatcATGTTCGCCTCTGTACCTCAGTTTAAGGACTTCTACAGTGAGAGCAGCGCCAACAGGGACGGCCTGGAGTGTTTGCGCTTCCTCAACGAGATCATCGCCGACTTTGACGAG CTTTTATCCAAGCCCAAATTCTCTTCAGTGGAGAAGATCAAGACCATTGGCAGTACATACATGGCGGCTGCAGGGCTGACACAATCATGGGACGATAGGAAG
- the LOC129168333 gene encoding adenylate cyclase type 4-like isoform X3, which translates to MQAEEETSEVPDTLISTDYKAQTGDVLELNAIRDTASTEGRNDTTADSAAGLPGSQSGPSENQVSAEVDVAKTAHLPELLVVDSLLGGPPVLSQHTNDDAQVSLSSERLQADSASSQTNEYSDSDYGSIQSSPGYASTSFSGKDLSELSSSSFENTNSVSSINPFEYMSMKSKKSTKNRLSSGRGDSKSKKKPVPTQENDSVSDRGNTGDEEEQQSKQPRHIVTERVCCCYRSMHRGCLQCVEETPAMLSGLVLSLAFCVAIIVLIPTMGRNLDVHVGALSVVCVVLCLSAGLLVCLPWLATVRRCAGALALFVWGTLYVTAIVFIFTGGPVTTWEQVAFFLFLSLSVYTVLPLSLAWALMVGIWTSVTHIVIISVYVPVTSPETPDLVVQLVANAVLFLCVNCIGLFHLWTTEHDLRISNQKREEFSTIRSQKEIKKYQQERLLLSVLPRYIAIELKAEVIKRLTKPKSEPKSEPKTKNKHNFHSLYIRQHKDVSILYADIVGFTKLASACTPEELVAMLNKLFGRFDDIAKKNGCLRIKILGDCYYCVSGLPDPIPTHASNCVQMGLDMCTAISKLREATGVEISMRVGVHTGNVLSGVIGLQKWQYDVWSHDVTLANHMESGGVPGRVHITEETLRHLNGAYQVEDGNGGSRDPLLRGRQTYLVIDPNKFNNLTKRPVRVNLLAAVENRQRASMRMSQYLQSWRNIHPFAELSNHHGKPTKKTKPVHVAPVNPSQSPAEGTPSQNNPSCLVVDNGVRGSLDTLDTAGRRAKRLNCLTLLFNDVRLERQFRFSEVKGLHQSMSCLALVFVTLFAVQMLVSDKNFELAVSYSATFPVLVILLSIAFCGYLQKLRSKIPPRVQWISGLSRGVSTRAALRLFIVCLGVLITLLMAILNFVFIPGNNCTDITDRTTLEGLKLYTVPYYLYCCLLAMLGVIVFIRICLSVKALLLTLAVVVYLALFLHVYALRSYCLISLLYNNTRPGVLKDPLIMSGVWLVIFYIVCLILARQDELGCRVDFLLEHCFKLEREEMETVENINKLLLQNVLPLEVASFFLGKSVRNQDLYSQSYECVCIMFASVPQFKDFYSESSANRDGLECLRFLNEIIADFDELLSKPKFSSVEKIKTIGSTYMAAAGLTQSWDDRKPVLYLEC; encoded by the exons ATGCAAGCTGAAGAAGAAACATCTGAGGTGCCTGACACCCTGATCTCCACAGATTACAAAGCCCAAACTGGAGATGTGCTTGAACTCAATGCCATCcgtgacactgctagcacagaAGGCAGAAATGACACCACAGCTGACTCTGCTGCTGGACTACCAGGAAGCCAATCAGGACCCTCTGAAAACCAGGTGTCTGCAGAGGTGGATGTGGCCAAAACGGCTCACCTGCCTGAGCTCCTCGTGGTGGACTCTTTGTTGGGAGGACCACCTGTTCTCTCGCAGCACACCAATGATGATGCCCAGGTCAGCTTGTCTTCCGAGAGGCTACAAGCGGACAGCGCGTCATCTCAAACCAACGAGTACAGTGACTCGGACTACGGCAGCATTCAGTCTAGCCCCGGCTACGCTAGCACTAGTTTCAGTGGAAAAGACTTAAGTGAACTCAGCAGCAGCTCCTTTGAAAATACAAACTCTGTCTCTTCCATCAACCCCTTTGAATACATGTCCATGAAATCCAAAAAAAGCACGAAAAACAGGCTCAGTTCTGGCCGAGGAGATTCCAAATCTAAGAAGAAACCGGTACCCACACAGGAAAATGACTCTGTCAGTGACAGGGGCAATACAGGCGATGAAGAGGAGCAACAAAGCAAGCAGCCCCGTCACATTGTCACAGAACGCGTGTGTTGCTGCTACAGGTCCATGCACAGGGGCTGTCTACAGTGTGTGGAGGAGACACCAGCCATGTTGTCTGGACTGGTGCTGTCTTTGGCATTCTGTGTGGCCATCATTGTCCTCATTCCCACCATGGGAAGG AACCTTGACGTCCACGTAGGAGCTCTGTCGGTGGTCTGTGTGGTTCTCTGTCTGAGCGCCGGCCTGCTTGTGTGCCTGCCGTGGCTGGCCACTGTGAGGCGCTGCGCTGGCGCCCTGGCCCTCTTTGTGTGGGGGACACTGTATGTCACCGCCATTGTTTTCATCTTCACCGGAGGGCCCGTTACAACATGGGAGCAG GTAGcgttcttcctcttcttgtcCCTGAGCGTGTACACGGTGCTGCCTCTCTCACTGGCTTGGGCCCTTATGGTGGGGATTTGGACCAGTGTGACACACATCGTCATCATCAGTGTTTATGTCCCTGTCACGAGTCCAGAGACACCAGACCTGGTGGTGCAG CTGGTGGCGAATGCGGTGCtgttcttgtgtgtgaattgcaTTGGGCTGTTTCACCTGTGGACCACAGAACATGATCTGAGGATATCCAATCAGAAGAGAGAGGAGTTTAGCACCATCCGCTCACAGAAGGAAATCAAGAAATACCAGCAG GAACGTCTCTTGCTGTCTGTGTTGCCCCGTTACATCGCCATAGAGCTGAAAGCGGAGGTGATAAAGAGACTGACCAAGCCCAAGAGCGAGCCCAAGAGCGAGCCCAAGACAAAAAATAAGCACAATTTCCACAGCCTATACATTCGACAACACAAGGACGTTAG CATTCTGTATGCCGACATTGTGGGCTTCACAAAGTTGGCCAGTGCCTGCACACCAGAGGAGCTGGTTGCGATGCTCAACAAGCTCTTTGGCAGGTTTGATGACATTGCAAAG AAGAACGGATGTCTTCGCATCAAAATTTTGGGTGACTGCTATTACTGCGTGTCAGGCCTGCCGGACCCAATCCCGACACACGCCAGCAACTGTGTACAAATGGGCTTGGACATGTGCACTGCTATCAG TAAACTGCGAGAGGCGACGGGAGTTGAGATCAGCATGCGTGTCGGCGTTCACACGGGCAATGTGCTCTCTGGCGTGATCGGCTTGCAGAAATGGCAATACGATGTGTGGTCACATGATGTCACCTTAGCCAATCACATGGAGTCCGGAGGTGTTCCTGG GAGAGTGCATATCACAGAGGAGACCCTGAGGCACTTGAACGGTGCATACCAAGTGGAGGACGGGAATGGGGGCAGTCGGGATCCTCTTCTTAGAGGAAGACAAACCTACTTGGTGATTGACCCCAACAAGTTCAACAACTTGACGAAAAGACCTGTAAGA GTAAACCTTCTTGCAGCTGTCGAGAACAGGCAGCGGGCTTCTATGCGCATGTCTCAATACCTTCAGTCGTGGCGGAACATCCACCCCTTTGCCGAGCTCAGCAACCATCACGGCAAGCCCACCAAGAAGACCAAGCCTGTCCATGTGGCACCTGTAAACCCGTCTCAGTCACCTGCT GAAGGAACACCTTCTCAGAACAACCCCTCCTG CCTGGTTGTAGATAATGGTGTGAGAGGATCGCTGGACACTCTGGACACCGCAGG GAGGAGAGCCAAGAGGCTCAACTGTCTGACTTTGCTGTTTAATGATGTGCGCCTGGAGAGGCAG tttCGCTTCTCAGAAGTGAAGGGCTTGCACCAGTCCATGAGCTGCCTTGCTTTGGTCTTTGTCACACTTTTCGCTGTTCAGATGCTCGTGTCTGACAA GAACTTTGAATTGGCCGTGTCCTACAGTGCCACCTTTCCCGTGCTGGTAATTCTGCTGTCCATCGCTTTCTGTGGATACCTACAG aaattgcGTTCCAAGATCCCGCCTCGTGTCCAGTGGATATCAGGACTATCTCGAGGAGTCTCCACAAGGGCGGCTTTGCGCCTGTTTATCGTCTGCTTAGGTGTGCTCATCACGCTGCTGATGGCCATTCTCAACTTT GTGTTTATCCCGGGAAACAACTGCACAGACATTACTGACAGGACCACGCTGGAGGGTCTCAAACTCTACACTGTCCCT TACTATCTGTACTGCTGCCTGCTGGCCATGCTGGGAGTCATCGTCTTCATTAGGATATGTTTGTCGGTGAAGGCTCTACTGCTCACGTTAGCTGTGGTCGTTTACCTGGCGCTCTTCCTACATGTGTATGCACTAAGGTCCTACTGCCTCATCAGCCTACTCTATAACAACACCAG gCCTGGTGTTCTGAAGGACCCGCTCATCATGTCAGGTGTTTGGCTGGTTATCTTTTACATCGTTTGCCTCATACTGGCcagacag GATGAGCTGGGTTGCCGTGTAGACTTCCTGCTGGAACACTGTTTCAAGCTGGAACGCGAGGAGATGGAGACGGTGGAGAATATCAATAAGCTTCTCCTCCAGAACGTCCTGCCCCTCGAGGTGGCCTCCTTCTTCCTGGGCAAGTCTGTCCGCAACCAG gACCTGTACAGCCAGtcttatgagtgtgtgtgcatcATGTTCGCCTCTGTACCTCAGTTTAAGGACTTCTACAGTGAGAGCAGCGCCAACAGGGACGGCCTGGAGTGTTTGCGCTTCCTCAACGAGATCATCGCCGACTTTGACGAG CTTTTATCCAAGCCCAAATTCTCTTCAGTGGAGAAGATCAAGACCATTGGCAGTACATACATGGCGGCTGCAGGGCTGACACAATCATGGGACGATAGGAAG CCTGTGTTATATCTTGAATGCTGA